A genomic stretch from Helianthus annuus cultivar XRQ/B chromosome 1, HanXRQr2.0-SUNRISE, whole genome shotgun sequence includes:
- the LOC110872547 gene encoding uncharacterized protein LOC110872547, with product MMASAFCVSQTHLLTYAQTTRFRIRSRINGRYPQSLRIINMKKRCLRCNTLYEDKDNSPTACSFHGHANGDKGLLALAPPHQGIDGEWSDGSGVIVYKWNEKTDRPNTGRPNWKKRWSCCAEYGDNAPPCRQGWHVSYDDGFTLF from the exons ATGATGGCGTCAGCATTCTGTGTTTCTCAAACTCATCTCCTTACATATGCTCAGACCACACGATTCAGAATCAGATCACGCATCAATGGAAGATACCCACAAAGCTTACGCATCATCAACATGAAGAAGAGGTGTTTAAGATGCAACACTTTGTATGAAGACAAAGATAACTCCCCAACTGCTTGTTCTTTTCATGGGCATGCTAATG GTGATAAAGGATTATTGGCATTGGCCCCGCCGCACCAAGGCATTGACGGTGAATGGAGTGATGGATCAGGGGTAATTGTATACAAATGGAATGAAAAGACTGATAGACCAAATACCGGAAGGCCGAACTGGAAAAAGAGATGGAGCTGCTGTGCCGAGTATGGTGACAACGCACCACCTTGTCGCCAAGGTTGGCATGTCTCCTATGATGATGGCTTTACTTTATTCTAA
- the LOC110872538 gene encoding thylakoid lumenal 19 kDa protein, chloroplastic: MAISFSPSALFTTTATAAATTTTTTATPPLNKPPLPIRSTTKLQLPNLTTTAITLAAATIIATSTIPPSIAAESYATYYGTAASAANYGGYGGNSDKKASAEYIYDIPEGWKERLVSKVEKGTNGTDSEFYNPKKRTEKEYLTFLGGLRQLAPKEVVLNNLALSDVNLQDLIASADSVTSEETKDEKGQVYYVYEVDSAAAHSLISVTCAKNKLYAHFVMAPAAEWKKDQETLKHIHESFKTIG, encoded by the coding sequence ATGGCCATCAGTTTCTCACCCTCAGCCCTCTTCACCACCACTGCCACGGcggctgccaccaccaccaccaccaccgcaacACCACCGTTAAACAAACCCCCCCTCCCCATCCGATCCACCACCAAGCTACAATTGCCAAACTTAACCACCACAGCAATAACTCTAGCTGCAGCCACCATCATTGCCACCAGCACCATCCCTCCATCGATCGCCGCCGAATCCTACGCCACATACTACGGTACTGCCGCTAGTGCGGCCAACTACGGTGGCTACGGTGGAAATTCAGACAAGAAAGCCTCAGCTGAATACATCTATGACATCCCAGAAGGATGGAAAGAACGCTTAGTATCGAAAGTCGAAAAGGGAACGAATGGAACCGATAGCGAATTCTACAATCCAAAAAAGAGAACCGAAAAAGAGTATTTAACGTTTCTTGGCGGGCTTCGGCAGTTAGCTCCAAAGGAAgtagttttaaacaatttagcACTTTCGGATGTGAATTTGCAAGATTTAATCGCGAGTGCAGATTCGGTGACTTCTGAAGAGACTAAGGACGAAAAAGGGCAGGTGTATTATGTGTACGAGGTCGATAGCGCGGCTGCACACAGTTTGATCTCGGTTACTTGTGCAAAGAATAAGTTGTATGCGCATTTTGTGATGGCACCTGCAGCTGAGTGGAAAAAGGACCAGGAGACATTAAAGCATATTCATGAGTCATTCAAGACCATCGGATGA
- the LOC110872528 gene encoding putative RING-type E3 ubiquitin transferase C3H69, protein MSLPANRTRVLCKFFAHGACLKGEHCEFSHDWKDPANNVCTFYQKGACAYGSRCRYDHVKVPQRQASASSSTYSYQYAVSESVSATAATGITGEVSTVSRPFVSPAQSAWGEGSGENDLVNDVIGQSRSTNPSDIVMCSFAAAGSCPRGENCPHVHGDICPTCKKQCLHPFRPDEREEHKRSCEKKHKHLEALKHSQEIECSVCLERVLLKPTAAERKFGLLSECDHPFCISCIRNWRSSSPTSGMDVNSALRSCPICRKLSYFVIPSVIWYATKEEKQEIVDSYKARLRSIDCRHFDFGNGTCPFGSSCFYKHAYRDGRLEEVVLRHLGAEDGQTVVAKDIRLSDFLSRMRIR, encoded by the exons ATGTCTTTGCCGGCCAATCGAACCAG GGTTCTCTGCAAGTTTTTTGCTCATGGTGCATGTCTGAAAGGGGAGCATTGTGAGTTTTCTCATGACTGGAAGGATCCGGCTAATAAT GTGTGCACTTTTTATCAAAAAGGAGCTTGTGCGTATGGTAGTCGTTGTAGATATGATCATGTTAAGGTTCCTCAACGACAAGCGTCTGCATCTTCATCCACATATTCTTATCAATATGCTGTTTCAGAATCTGTATCTGCAACTGCAGCGACAGGTATCACTGGCGAGGTATCTACCGTAAGTAGACCTTTCGTATCTCCTGCGCAATCCGCATGGGGTGAAGGTTCCGGAGAAAACGATTTGGTAAATGATGTTATTGGGCAATCAAGGAGCACTAACCCGTCTGATATCGTGATGTGTTCGTTTGCTGCTGCTGGTAGCTGCCCTCGTGGAGAAAATTGCCCTCATGTTCACGGTGATATATGTCCTACATGCAAAAAACAATGCTTGCATCCTTTTAGACCTGATGAACGAGAAGAACATAAAAGAAGTTGTGAGAAGAAACATAAGCATCTTGAAGCGTTGAAGCATAGTCAAGAAATAGAATGCAGTGTTTGTCTTGAGCGTGTGCTTTTAAAACCAACAGCGGCAGAGAGAAAATTTGGGTTATTATCGGAATGTGATCATCCGTTTTGTATATCATGTATCAGGAATTGGCGAAGCAGTTCCCCAACTTCTGGAATGGATGTGAATTCGGCTTTGAGATCCTGCCCAATATGTAGGAAGCTTTCATATTTTGTGATTCCCAGTGTTATTTGGTATGCAACAAAAGAGGAAAAACAGGAAATTGTTGATAGCTACAAAGCAAGACTCAG GTCTATTGACTGCAGGCACTTTGACTTTGGAAATGGGACGTGCCCATTTGGATCCAGTTGTTTTTACAAG CATGCTTACCGTGATGGTCGCTTAGAAGAAGTTGTCTTGCGTCATCTTGGGGCTGAAGATGGACAGACTGTTGTTGCTAAAGATATCAG GCTGTCTGACTTCCTCAGCCGCATGCGCATAAGGTGA